The Hydrogenimonas thermophila genome has a window encoding:
- the pstS gene encoding phosphate ABC transporter substrate-binding protein PstS, protein MLKKTVAALAAGVIAASAGNISGAGASFPAPVYFDWAYIYQKNTGNQVNYQSIGSGGGIKQISARTVNFGASDKPLKPRKLDKKRLYQFPAVIGSIVAAYNIPGVKDGELKLENKDLADIFLGKIKFWDDKRITEDNPGVKLPHKEIVVCHRADGSGTTFNFSYFLAHVSEDWANNVGIGKALDWPTGLGGKGNEGVSSLISQNPYSIGYVEYAYKLKNGFGAAVLQTKSGKWVEAKEENFKAAAKYAKWTAKDHFYQILALQPGDNSYPIVAATFILLPREKTEMNKEVVKFFDFAFKNGDEDAKKLGYIPLPAQTKDMIRSYWKEHGIY, encoded by the coding sequence ATGCTTAAGAAGACAGTTGCGGCTCTAGCAGCCGGTGTTATCGCAGCAAGCGCAGGAAACATCAGTGGTGCTGGAGCTTCATTCCCTGCTCCGGTATATTTTGACTGGGCATATATTTACCAAAAAAATACCGGCAATCAGGTGAATTACCAATCTATCGGCTCAGGTGGTGGAATTAAACAAATCTCAGCTCGAACTGTAAATTTTGGTGCAAGCGACAAACCTTTAAAACCTAGAAAATTAGACAAAAAACGTCTATATCAATTCCCGGCAGTTATAGGTTCTATCGTTGCAGCATACAATATTCCAGGTGTTAAAGATGGCGAATTAAAGCTTGAGAACAAAGATCTTGCTGACATCTTCCTTGGAAAGATTAAATTCTGGGATGATAAACGAATTACAGAAGATAACCCAGGTGTTAAACTTCCTCATAAAGAGATTGTAGTTTGCCACAGAGCAGATGGTTCTGGTACAACTTTCAACTTCAGCTACTTCCTTGCACATGTTAGTGAAGATTGGGCAAACAATGTAGGAATAGGTAAAGCACTTGACTGGCCTACAGGTCTTGGTGGTAAAGGTAATGAAGGTGTTTCTAGCCTAATCTCTCAAAACCCTTACAGCATCGGTTATGTTGAGTATGCTTACAAACTGAAAAATGGATTTGGAGCAGCAGTTCTTCAAACAAAAAGCGGTAAGTGGGTAGAAGCAAAAGAAGAAAACTTCAAAGCAGCCGCAAAATATGCAAAATGGACTGCTAAAGATCATTTTTATCAAATTCTTGCACTTCAGCCAGGTGACAACAGCTACCCAATTGTAGCGGCAACTTTCATTCTTCTTCCTCGTGAGAAGACAGAGATGAATAAAGAGGTAGTCAAGTTCTTTGATTTTGCATTCAAAAATGGTGATGAAGATGCGAAAAAACTTGGTTATATTCCACTTCCTGCACAAACTAAAGATATGATCAGAAGTTATTGGAAAGAACACGGAATTTACTAA